TATAGAAGATGACTCTGAAATTGAAGAAGAAGTTATTGAATCTACAGAAACTACAGAAATGGAAGTGGTAGAAGTAGAAGATGTTCAAGAAGTTGAAGAAGAAATAGGTGATGTTCCTTTTGCTATTATTCAGCAAGTGCCAATTTTTCCAGGTTGCGAAAATGCCAAGGACAAAAAGAAATGCATGAATGAAAAAATCAGCAAGTATGTCGATAAAAATTTTGATAGAAGCTTAGGCTCAGAACTTGGTTTAACAGGTAGAAATAGAGTAAGTGTTCAATTTAAAATCGATAAAAATGGAGACGTGGTTGACGTTAAAGCTCGTGGACCTCATCCAAGATTAGAGCAAGAAGCTATTAGAGTTATCAAAGGACTTCCCAAAATGATACCTGGCGAACAAAGAGGCCAAAAAGTTGGTGTACTTTATGGCTTACCAATCAACTTTTTTGTTCAAGAATAACTTTAAATATAATGATAAATTATTAACCTAAGCCCTGAATAGGCTTAGGTTTTTTTATAAACGACTTTGACTTATAATTCATTAAATTTGACCAATCTAAAAATAAAATGAAACTACTACTCAATCTTTTAATCATTATAGCTATAACCTTTACTGCAAAAGCACAAGATACATCATACCCAATATTTGAAGAATGTAGCGAGGTTGATCAAATTCAGCTCCAAAAAGAATGTTTTGAAACTAATTTTAATAACCATTTAAAACAGCTTTTAAAAAACACATCTAATGATAGTTTACCAAAATCTCAAAAAGTTTCTTTGATATTTGATGTTGATAAAAATGGTAAATTCAATCTTATCTTTATAGATGCTGATAGTCAAACAGTAAAACAGAATTTTGAAAAAGCCTTTGACAGTTTGCCAAAAGTAAAGCCAGCTAAAACTTATGGTAATCCTAGCTTTATGCAATTTAGTGTTGATTTGATTTATCCCTTTCATAAAAATGGTTTAGATAAATCTGCAATTTCTTCAACTCACCCACAAATAAAACCTCAAGAAACACAACTTTCTGAGTCTTTAATAAAGGCAAAACAAGAATTTGAAGCGGTAGATAATGAAACAAAAAAATATGATGCTGAGTTGTTTTCTAGTTATGCTTATATCCCATTATCTCACGAAATCTACAATCGTTTTGACAGAGAAATGAATTTAATAGGAACAAATTCTCATACTTCACAAAAACCGTTTACCTACAAAGATGTAAAGCCATATTACGATTTTAAAGAAAAAAACAGCGATTTAGCTTTTAATAAAAACTCTTGGTTTGGACGAAAACTTTTTGATGAACATCTCGCCACAGTCAGTGGTAATAATTATTGGCTTGCCTTAGATTTTGGGGTTGATTTGCAATTAGGAAGAGATACAGACAACAGTCTAAACACTTACAACAACACGAGAATAGGATTTGTTCAAGGTGGTGTTGGAAATAAACTAACATATTACGGTGCTATCTTTGAAAGTCAAGGTCGTTTTGCTGATTACTATAATCGTTTAGCACGCTCAAGAGCACCAATAGATGGTAATCCAGCTATTATACCAGGTCGTGGAGTGGCTAAAAAATTTAATTCTGATGCCTTTGATTACCCTGTAACAGTAGGCTATATCAATTACCGTTTCAATGATAATTTTAATATTCAGTTAGGCAATTATAAAAATTTTATAGGTGACGGCTATCGGTCTTTATTTTTAAGCGATAACGCAAGTCCTTATCCATACGTTAAAGTCGATGCCAAATTTTGGAAAATCAAATATACCAATATTTGGATGCAAACTAGAAACACTAACTTATTAACTGAGAGCGAAGCCTATCAAACTAAATTTATGGCCATTCATCATTTGAGTTATAACGTCAATAAAAGGCTTAACATTGGCTTGTTTGAAGTCGCTATTTGGGATAATGAAAAAGAACGCGGCTTTGATATCAGCTATCTCAACCCCTTATTGTTCTATCAAATGGTTGAGTTTTCTACTGGCACTGAAGGTGGTAAAGTTATGGTTGGAGCTAACTATAAATACAAATGGACAGACAATATTTATTCTTATGGACAATTGCTTATAGATGAACTTTCGTTTAATGATGTTTTTGATGGCAACAATAGTTTTAAAAACAAATTTGGATTGCGACTTGGGGTTAAATATTTTGATGCTTTTAAAATTAAAGACTTTGACCTTCAATTAGAATACAATCAAGTTAGACCTTTTACATATTCGCATAATAAAATTAGCACAAATTATACCCATAACGGTCAATCTTTAGCTCATCTTTGGGGTGCAAATTTTAGGGAAATAATCGCTATTGTACGCTACCGCAAAAACCGTTGGTTTGGTCATACCAAATTGATATTTGGCGAGCGTGGTTTTGAACCCGAAGCTGATCTTGATCCTTTTTACGGTTCAGATTTGTTTGGAACAGAAGATAACTTGTTTAGTGAAACGGGTAATACCATTGACCAAGGTAATCGGGTCAATTCATATTATGCCGAATTAGAAGCAGGCTATCTCATCAATCCAGCAACAAACTTTAAGGTTTACCTAAACATTATTGGTCGTGATTTTAATGCAACTATACAAAACGACAGAACTTTTGATAACAATACAGCTTGGGTCAATTTTGGTTTAAGAACCGATTTGTTTAATTGGTATTTTGACTATTAATGTTTTTAAATTTTATGTTAGACAAAATTATTTTATCAAATATCAGAGTATATGCCTACCACGGTTGTCTTGATGAAGAATCTAAAATTGGAAGTAATTACAGAGTTGATGTAGAAGTTGATGTAGATTTGGAGCTGTCTTCAAATTCAGACAAGCTAAAGGATACTGTAGATTATGTGATTCTTAATCAAATAGTAAAACAAGAGATGTCTATTCCTTCAAAACTATTAGAACATGTTGCTCAAAGAATTAATAGTAGAGTTTTCAAAGAATTTTCGAAAGTTAAACGTATAAAAACACAAGTCGCAAAACTTAATCCACCGATTATAGGTGATGTAGAATCTGTCAGTGTAAAAATGATAAAACGTAGAGAATAGTCTTTATTTTATTATAAAATAACTAAATTTGCAAATCCTAAAAGGTGTCGTGGCCGAGTGGCTAGGCAGAGGTCTGCAAAACCTTGTACAGCGGTTCGAATCCGCTCGACACCTCTAACAAAAACACACTTAACCCTGATGTCCAATACATTTGGGTTTTTTGTTTTTCTCTCTTGACCTACATTATTGCTCAAATATCGAAAATTTAACCCAAATTATTCATTGAAACATAATCTTTCATAATTGAGCATTTTTCGTCATTATTCAATAGAAAATTTCCTTTGAATAATTCGGGCTAAACAGTTTTTTAAACTTTTAAGTCAATGTCTTAATTTCAGAAATCATTTTTTGGGCTAATTGATCAGCTTCATCTTGCGTTTGGGCTTCGGTATAAACTCTAATAATAGGCTCGGTATTTGACTTTCTTAAATGTACCCAAGAATTTTTAAAATCTATTTTCACACCATCTATTGTTGTAAGTTCTTCATTTTGGTATAATTTTTCAACCTTTTTAAGGATTTGATCAACATCAATTTGTGGGGTTAATTGAATTTTTTCTTTAGCCATAAAATAGCTTGGATAAGTTTTTCTCAGTTCAGAAACCTTCATTTGTTTTTGACTCAGGTGTGATAAAAACAAAGCTAAACCCACTAAACTATCTCTGCCATAATGCAAGTTAGGATAAATAATTCCGCCATTGCCTTCGCCGCCAATTACCGCATTGGTGTCTTTCATTGTTTTGACCACATTAACCTCTCCAACTGCACTTGCTGTATAATGACCGCCGTGTTTCTCAGTCACATCTCTCAAGGCTCGAGATGAAGATAGATTGCTCACCGTATTGCCTTTTCTTCGAGACAAAATATAATCTGCAACGCTCACCAAAGTGTATTCTTCGCCAAACATCTCGCCGTTTTCATCCATAAATGCCAAGCGGTCAACATCTGGATCAACAGCAATTCCAAAATCTGCATTTTCTTTAATTACGGTTTTAGATAACTCGGTTAAATGTTTTTTAAGCGGTTCAGGATTATGTGGAAATTGACCTGTTGGTTCACAATATAATTGAATAACTTCTACGTTAAGTTGCTCTAAAAGTGGCACAATAGAAATTCCACCTGTAGAATTGACAGCATCCAAAACCACTTTAAATTTTTGAAGCTTGATATCTTTGACTAAAACATCATCTAAATTTAAAATTTCTTCAATATGTAAGTCGATATAAGAATTGTGATTTGTTCTTTGACCGAGATGTTCAACTTTTGAAAAATTATAATTTTCGGCTTCAACCAAGTCAAGTATGGCTTTACCTTCTTTGCCATCTAAAAATTCACCTTTTTCGTTAAGCAATTTTAAAGCATTCCATTCCACAGGATTATGACTTGCGGTGATGATAATGCCACCGTCGGCATGTTCGAGTTTTACCGCCATTTCAACGGTTGGCGTAGTTGATAGTTCTAAACTAACCACATCAATACCCAAACCTTGTAAGCTGTTGATAACGAGTTCTTGTATCATTTTGCCCGATGGTCTGGCATCGCGACCTATAACCACTTTGTAGTTGTCTTTTTTGCGATAAGATTTTAGCCAAGTGCCATAAGCAGTGACAAATTTAACCGCATCAATCGGTGTTAAATTATCACCAACTTTACCGCCAATAGTACCTCTGATTCCTGAAATAGATTTGATTAGTGTCATAAATTAAATTAAAAAAAGAATTGATTTTCTAAAACTTACTCAAAAATACATAAATTATAAGGATGATACATTAATTTGTTCTACTTTTAAACTATGAATTATTTGGCTCACATATATCTTTCTGGAAAAAATGAAGACATCAGAATCGGTAATTTTATCGCTGATTTTATTTATGGAAGTCGATATCAAAATTATTCTACCAATATTCAAAAAGGCATACTTCTTCATCGTGCTATTGATACTTACACCGATGCACATCCTATTTTTAGACAAAGCAAAAAACGATTATTTTCTGAATTCAAACATTACAGCGACGTGATTGTCGATATGTTTTATGATCATTTCTTAGCTAAAAATTTTGACAATTATTCTTCAGAAGATTTAACTCATTTTGCCACATCTTTTTATAATTCTTTAGACAAAAGGCGTAAAGAATTACCTAAAAAAGTGAATCAAATTCTTCCTGTGATGAAACAATATAATTGGTTGGTAAGCTATAAAAACACTGATGATCTTAGAGATATTCTCAATCAAATGAATCATAAAACCAAGTTCAAAACACAGCTGGATGATTCTGTAGATTTATTGATTGAACATTATGATAGTTTTGAAAATGAGTTTACACAATTTTTTAGAGAAATTCAAAACGAGCAACCTAAAATGCTTAAATCTTTAGAAAAATAAGTGACAAAAAGAGATAAATATTCTATAAATGATTAAAAATATGTGAATTATTAAATCGAACTCACCTTTTAAACAATTACCCGAACATCCATAATCAGAGTTTATTTGATATCATAAAAATTTCACTTATTAGCATATTGATAAAAGAACTAAGAAAAACCTTACCTTTGCAAAAATTTTAAAATTCCATGTCGAATATTGTTGCTGTTGTTGGTCGCCCAAATGTAGGGAAATCCACGTTTTTTAATCGTATGATTCAAAGGCGTGAAGCCATTATTGATGCTGAAAGTGGCGTAACACGCGACCGTCATTATGGAAAATCTGAATGGAATGGCAAGGCCTTTTCATTGATTGATACTGGCGGTTATGTAGAAAACAGCGATGATGTGTTCCAAAATGAAATCGATAAACAAGTGCATCTCGCCATTGAAGAAGCCGATGCTATTATATTTTTAGTTGATGTTCAAGAAGGTCTCACTCCTATGGACGAAGATGTGGCTAAAATTTTAAGAAAAGCTGAAAAACCCGTTTTTCTTGCTATCAATAAAGTTGATAGTAGCAAAAATATTCAAGATGCTATGGAGTTTTACGCCTTAGGTCTTGGCGAATATTACAATATTTCTGCCATCAACGGCAGTGGCACGGGCGAATTGTTAGACGACTTGGTCAAAGCACTTCCTGAAGAAGAAATCAAAGAGGAAGAAAGTTTACCCAAGTTTGCCGTTGTTGGACGCCCAAATGCTGGAAAATCTTCGTTTATCAATGCCTTGATTGGAGAAGAACGCTACATTGTTACTGATGTTGCTGGAACTACGCGTGACTCTATTGACACTCACTACAATCGTTTTGGTTTTGATTTTAATTTGGTCGATACCGCTGGTATTAGACGAAAAGCTAAGGTGAAAGAAAGCCTTGAGTTTTACTCGGTAATGCGTAGCGTAAGAGCTATTGAAAGTTCTGATGTATGCTTAGTGCTTGTCGATGCTCAACGCGGTTTTGACGGACAAGTGCAAAACATTTTTTGGTTGGCTCAGCGGAATAAGAAAGGCATCGTAATTTTAGTCAATAAATGGGATTTAGTCGATAAAGAAACCAACACTTTAAAGCAATTTCAAAACCACATTCTTCAAAAAATTGAACCTTTTACCGATGTGCCAATTGTTTTTATTTCAGTCATCAACAAACAACGTATTTTTAAAGCTATTGAAACAGCAGTTGAAGTTTATCATAACAGAAGTAAACGCATAAAAACCCGTAAACTTAACGATGTTTTATTGCCTTTGATTCAAAAATTTCCACCGCCTGCAGTGAAAGGTAAATATGTAAAAATAAAATTTATCACCCAATTACCCACACATCATCCGCAGTTTGCATTTTTCTGCAATTTACCGCAATACGTCAAAGAGCCTTACAAGCGTTTTCTTGAAAATAAAATCAGAGAAAACTTTGATTTTAAAGGCGTTCCTATAGATATTTATATGCGTAAGAAATAACACTGAATGTTATTTTAAATGTCTCTAAAATGTACAGAGTTCTTGAAATACTTGCCTGCCACGTCGGTATTATAATACCTTAATTAACCAAATTAATCATTTTAATTGGCATAACTTTAGAATGTGATTTTGGAAACCAAAATGTTAAGTTTCGATACAAAATTCGTATCAGAATTTCATTCAAATTGACTCAATTTGGTTGAATTGATATCAGGTTATGTTTTTAGATTGAAATAGAATATTTTATAAACTACTATAAATCAAATATTTATATTTTAGTGTTTAATTGAAAACAAAATGCTATCTCACAAAAACTGGTTGGTTTTTGTTTTTTGTTTCAGATTTGCTGAAAGCATAGTTATCGTCATTAAATTTTAAAATATCTTCGTAACTAGGATTGTCAATTTTTGCGAGATGTTTGGTCATTAAGCCTCTGGCTTTTTTGGCATAAAAACTGATCACTTTGAGTTTACCGTTTTTATAATCTTTAAAAACAGGTTCAACCCATTGTCCTTTCAATTTTGATTTTTGAATAGATTTAGAGTATTCTTTACTCGCTAAATTAACAACCAATTCATTTTCTTCTAATTCATTATTAAGTGTTTCTGTTAAGGTTTCTTTCCAAAATTCGTATAAATTTTTGGCGTTTTCAACTTCTAATGACGTTCCCATTTCAAGTCGGTAAGCTTGTATTAGATCTAAGGGTTTGAGCATGCCGTAAAATCCAGACAATATTCTTAACCTATCTTGCAAACGATTGATATCACTTTTCGATAATTGGTAAGCATCTATACCGTCATACACATCGCCATCAAAGGTGTAAATTGCGGGTCTAGAATTTTGAGGCTGATGATTTATAGAAAAATCTTGAAATCTTGTGTGGTTTAATTCAGCTAATTTGTCACTGATTGACATTAAATCTTTTAAATCATTTTTGGAAGATTGTTTTAAAACCTTATGTATTTTTTCAGTTTTATCTAAAAACTGTGGTGTTGTATAGTTTTTTGTCGGTAAATCTTGTTCTAAATTTAAAGATTTAGCAGGAGAAAGTAATATTTTCATAATCGTTTTTGATGTAAATTTAATAGAAAAACAGCATCAAAACGATTTTGTTTTATAGAAAATTAAGATATTAGAATAGGGAAATCTAATGATCTTAATGTTTAGCGTGTTTTGCATAATTTCGCCACTTGTCAATACAAGCTTGCATATCATCAGGCAAGTTTGTTGAAAATGATAAATATTCACTTGTTTTTGGATGTTCAAATCCTAAGGTTTTAGCGTGAAGTGCTTGTCGTGGCAAAACTTTAAAACAGTTTTCTACAAATTGTTTGTATTTTGTGAAGCTAGTACCTTTTAAAATTCTGTCGCCACCATAGCGGGAATCGTTAAACAAAGTATGGCTAATGTATTTCATATGAACACGAATTTGATGGGTTCGCCCTGTTTCAAGTTGACAAGACACCAAAGTCACATAGCCGAAACGCTCAATAACTTTGTAATGTGTGATAGCCGGTTTGCCATATTCAGCTTTATCACTTTCATAAACTGTATTTTGTAATCTGTTTTTGGGATGTCGCCCAATGTTGCCTTCTATTGTACCTTCATCATCTTTAACATCGCCCCAAACTAAAGCCACATATTCGCGTTGACTGGTTTTGTGAAAAAACTGTTTGCTGAGATGCGTCATAGCTTCTTCGGTTTTGGCCACCACCAAAAGTCCGCTGGTTTCCTTATCAATGCGATGCACTAAACCTGGTCGGTTTGAGCTGTTGTTGGGTAGGTTATCAAAATGATATACCAGTGCATTAATCAACGTGCCTGAATAGTTGCCATGACCTGGATGAACTACCATTCCTGCTTCTTTATTGACCACCAACAAATCATCATCTTCATAAACAATGTCAATAGGAATATTTTCGGGTTCTAATAAATTTTCATAAGGTGGATAAGACATTAAAACCTTGACTTCATCGCCAGCTTTAACTTTATGATTGGGTTTAACGGTTTCTGAATTGACAAAAATATTACCCGATTTTGCGACTTTTTGAATTTTATTTCTTGAGGCATTTTCAATAAAATTCATCAAAAACTTATCCACTCGTAACGGCTCCTGACCTTTTGCAGCAATAAAATGATAGTGCTCAAAAAGATCGTCGTTGTTTTCGTTTTGATTGTCATTCATCATCATTTGAATTTTATCTAATTTGATTCTGAATAATCTAAACTCCCATCGCCTACAACAATATCTACAACACTAGTTTTTTTAAGTTTATCGCCTGGTTTTAATGTTTTGTCTTGATGTTTCAGCTCTAAAACTACATCTTTTGCAATGTCTGGTTTTGTAGTAATTTCACCAATTTTAAATCCTAAAGATTTTAAGGTTGGCAAAACTTGTCTTTTGGTATTTCCGATGATGTTTTCTGGAATGCTCACTAAAGCGTAATCTTTCGGATTTATGGTCAAATATATTTTACGGTTTTCTTTGACCGATTGACCTGGTTTGGGATCTTGTTCTACAACAGAAAACGAGGGATAATCTGGATTGTAAGCGGTTGAATCCATAATGACATACCTCAAATTGAGTTGGTCTAATTTTTTTTCAACAATATCCATTTCTAATTTACTCAAATCTGGAACTTCTATATATTCATCATGGTTGGTGTAATAATTCAGCCAATAGAACAAGCCAATGATTAAAACGATAGTTAGGATTACAGCTAAAACTAGATTTTTTAAAAACGTTTTACTGAATAAAAAATTAAAAAAACTCATATTTTAAATTATATAAGGCAAATATAGTGAAATGAAGTTATGAATGATTTTTGATTCTATCGAAAATAAAAATCTCAAGATCTGATTGAGGAATTTACAAGGATCAGGTTTAAATCTAATCATATATTTATTATGCGTGCATAATTATTGTTAGAATTTAACTGATTTTAAAAACCTAAATATACTTACATTGCATTTTCAATTCAATAAAATATGTATCAATCACAAATATCTGGAGTAGGCAAATACGTTCCTGAAAACGTTGTCACCAATCACGATCTTACAAAAATTATGGATACCACTGACGAATGGATCCAAGAACGCACAGGCATAAAGGAACGAAGACATATCAAAAAAGGCGACGGCAACACCACGGCGGTTATGGGATACAAAGTCGCAAAAATCGCACTTGAACGTGCAAATATTGATAAAGACGATATCGACTTTATTGTCTTTGCTACACTAAGTCCAGACTATTATTTTCCTGGTTGCGGAGTTCAAGTCCAAGATATGCTTGACATATCAACTTGTCCTGCTTTAGATGTCAGAAACCAATGTAGCGGATTTGTTTATGCTTTATCTGTTGCCGACCAATTTATCAAAACAGGGATGTATAAAAATATTCTTGTCATTGGAAGTGAAAATCACAGCGGTGGATTAGATATGACCACACGAGGTCGAAACGTTTCTGTGCTTTTTGGAGATGGTGCTGGTCTTGCTGTTTTAACCCGATGTGAAAACAAAAACAAAGGTGTTTTATCTACACATCTACATTCTGAAGGTAAGTTTGTTGAAGAGTTATCGCTAATTGGACCGAGCACAAAATATTGGGTGCCTGAAATAATTAAAGAAAATCCACAAGAAAATATTCCGTATTATCCACAAATGAATGGTCAATTGGTGTTTAAAAATGCTGTTGTAAGATTTTCAGAAGTCATCAACGAAGGTTTAGCTCATAATAACTTATCGGCTAAAGATATTGATATGTTAATTCCGCATCAAGCTAACTTGAGAATCGCTCAATTTATTCAGAAAAAATTTAAGTTGAGTAACGACCAAGTGCACAACAATATTCAAAAATACGGCAATACTACTGCAAGATCTATACCTATTGCTCTTACAGAAGCTTGGGAAAACAATAAGATAAAAACAGATGACATTGTAGTTTTAGCGACTTTTGGAAGTGGTTTTACTTGGGCAAGCGCCATCATAAAGTGGTAAACAAAAAACCCTTGATGATATTATCAAAGGTTTAATGTTAAAAAAATTGTATCTATTAAAGGCTAATTCAAATAAATGCAATGTCTTATTATATGAAACGATTTTTATTGAAATAAGTTACTTTTATTAACAATATTTAACCTGATATAATATCAATTTAACTTTTTTTTATTTCTTAATAATTTCTTAGGTATTAACAAAGGTTATACATCAAACAAACAAAAACATAATTAAATTTGCACAAATTTTTCACTTATGAAATGTAAAATCAAAACACTAATTGCTATTTTTATAGTGATATCAGCAATGACTTCTTGTAGCGATGATGAAGCTGGTCAAATTATAGACAATACACCTTCAATTTTTGAAATTATTGCAGAAAGCCCAAACCATAACACCTTAGAGCAATTACTAATTGATACACAACTTGACCAAACTATAGATAGTGGTGTCTTTACCATTTTTGCTCCAACAGATCAAGCCTTTCAAGCTTTAGATATAGCAAATCTTAGCAATGAAGAGATTTCTCAAATTTTACTCAATCATGTTTTGAGTGGCAAAGCAGAATCAACAGACCTTGAAACAGGATACGAATTTACCAATGCCACAGAATCTATAACAGGTGATTCTGATTTTTTGAATATTTATGTCAATGTTGATGCTGGAATAAGCTTAAACGGTTCATCAAATGTTACAGAACCAGACATCAATGCCTCAAATGGTGTGGTGCATGTTGTAGATCAAGTTATACCACGGCCAAGTATTGTAACTTTTTTGAATGCTGACAACAATTTTTCAACATTAGTATCGGCTTTAACTCAAGAAAATCAACCAGATTTTATCAGTACCTTGAGCGACTCAGACAACCCAGCTCCATTCACACTATTTGCTCCTAACAATCAGGCTTTTGAAGACTTATTTGTAGAGCTTGAACTCGAGTCACTCATGGATATGGATGCCAATACATTGACTTCAACACTAAACACACATATTGTGGCTTCAAATGTTATCAGAGCCGAAGATTTTTCAGCCAATACTACTGTAGAAACATTAGGAAGTAGTTTTAATATTGATGCATCTACCGATACTATTACTGATCAAAGTGGTAGAAATATCAACATTTTCATCACAAATATACAAGCCACTAACGGGGTAATGCATGTTGTAGATAAAGTTATTTTACCTTAATTTTTTATCGGAATAGATAATTCTAATACCATTTTCTGGTAAATAATTTGAATAAAGTTTTTAAATCAATACTGACAATAAATCTGATTTTTTCGTCATAATTTTCCTGAAACTCCCAGCCTTGACTTGAATAAACGGGAAAATATAGTTCAAAATAATCTTCTACAAAATTTAATCGTATCCCTGAATCGTATAAGAATTTGGTTGACTCATATTTGTTACCTACAAGACCGGCATCACCGTAAACAAAAATCCAATTCCAAATCGTAGTGCTTGTATTGAGTGTAGTTATCCATTTGTTAGCAAAACTAGGTTGCAATTTAGATTTAAAACCACCTTCTGCCATAATAAATTGTTGGCTAAATAATCCACTTTCTTCACTACGACCGTAATAATTTAGATCAAACATATAGTCTGAAGGCCGATCTAAAGCAAAGCTAAAAAAGTCAGAATCACGGGTGTCATTAAATAAGAATGTTCCTAAAAACAATCTCATATTAATCTGTCTATTGTTTTCATAAAGTCTTCTAAAAGTAGCAGTTGCAAATACTTTACTGAACTTTTGAGCGATTTCATAATCGATTGAAGCCACAAAAAATCGATCTAAATTTTTATTTTGATAAGTATATCTTGCGTTAAAAACATTGTAATCTGGATCATCAACTGTATTGCTGATATCCTTATCCCGACGAACATTTACAGAACGAATGGTAAAATACTGTCGTTTATTGCTTCTACGGTCTTTATTATTGCGATACATTAGGGTTAAAAATCCTGAATAACGCTCATAAAACAAATCATAGTTATAAGAAAAACGCGATCCATTTGCACCCATAGTGATTCCATATAAATCTTGATCATATTGCCAAGATGTATAATTAACAGACAATGAGCCAACTATCGAATTGCTTTTCAATCCATATTTAGGTTTAATTTTGTATTCTAAAGGCTTAGGCAAAATGCTACCATTAAAAAATTTAGGTCCAATAGAAACGCCATCATAAATATTGTATGAAAATTCTGGTATAGCAAAAACTTGATTATATTTTGGGTTTTCTATATCATCAAAAAGTTTAAATTGAATGGGTTTACCTAATAATTTTGTGATGGGTTTATAGTTGTTTTTTTGGTTAACTTCTGGAATAACACCATCATAATTCAAAGCTAAACGGTCGGCATTTTTTCTAGCTACCGTAATTTCGGCTATGCTATCAAAGGGTTTAACCCATAATTTATCTAAAACATTTTTATCTTTTAACCAAAATAAAGATACGGGAACTTTTGTATTGTTGATGTTTGATATTTGTATTTTCAAGGAATCAT
This genomic window from Flavobacterium sp. CS20 contains:
- a CDS encoding energy transducer TonB; protein product: METKKNPDKDLRNKSLLFFQIGLALMLLISWRAIEWKTYDKEDIDLGVVNLDMLEEEDVPITEMQNKPPPPPPPPPPAPEVIEVIEDDSEIEEEVIESTETTEMEVVEVEDVQEVEEEIGDVPFAIIQQVPIFPGCENAKDKKKCMNEKISKYVDKNFDRSLGSELGLTGRNRVSVQFKIDKNGDVVDVKARGPHPRLEQEAIRVIKGLPKMIPGEQRGQKVGVLYGLPINFFVQE
- a CDS encoding gliding motility protein RemB — its product is MKLLLNLLIIIAITFTAKAQDTSYPIFEECSEVDQIQLQKECFETNFNNHLKQLLKNTSNDSLPKSQKVSLIFDVDKNGKFNLIFIDADSQTVKQNFEKAFDSLPKVKPAKTYGNPSFMQFSVDLIYPFHKNGLDKSAISSTHPQIKPQETQLSESLIKAKQEFEAVDNETKKYDAELFSSYAYIPLSHEIYNRFDREMNLIGTNSHTSQKPFTYKDVKPYYDFKEKNSDLAFNKNSWFGRKLFDEHLATVSGNNYWLALDFGVDLQLGRDTDNSLNTYNNTRIGFVQGGVGNKLTYYGAIFESQGRFADYYNRLARSRAPIDGNPAIIPGRGVAKKFNSDAFDYPVTVGYINYRFNDNFNIQLGNYKNFIGDGYRSLFLSDNASPYPYVKVDAKFWKIKYTNIWMQTRNTNLLTESEAYQTKFMAIHHLSYNVNKRLNIGLFEVAIWDNEKERGFDISYLNPLLFYQMVEFSTGTEGGKVMVGANYKYKWTDNIYSYGQLLIDELSFNDVFDGNNSFKNKFGLRLGVKYFDAFKIKDFDLQLEYNQVRPFTYSHNKISTNYTHNGQSLAHLWGANFREIIAIVRYRKNRWFGHTKLIFGERGFEPEADLDPFYGSDLFGTEDNLFSETGNTIDQGNRVNSYYAELEAGYLINPATNFKVYLNIIGRDFNATIQNDRTFDNNTAWVNFGLRTDLFNWYFDY
- the folB gene encoding dihydroneopterin aldolase — encoded protein: MLDKIILSNIRVYAYHGCLDEESKIGSNYRVDVEVDVDLELSSNSDKLKDTVDYVILNQIVKQEMSIPSKLLEHVAQRINSRVFKEFSKVKRIKTQVAKLNPPIIGDVESVSVKMIKRRE
- the glmM gene encoding phosphoglucosamine mutase, translated to MTLIKSISGIRGTIGGKVGDNLTPIDAVKFVTAYGTWLKSYRKKDNYKVVIGRDARPSGKMIQELVINSLQGLGIDVVSLELSTTPTVEMAVKLEHADGGIIITASHNPVEWNALKLLNEKGEFLDGKEGKAILDLVEAENYNFSKVEHLGQRTNHNSYIDLHIEEILNLDDVLVKDIKLQKFKVVLDAVNSTGGISIVPLLEQLNVEVIQLYCEPTGQFPHNPEPLKKHLTELSKTVIKENADFGIAVDPDVDRLAFMDENGEMFGEEYTLVSVADYILSRRKGNTVSNLSSSRALRDVTEKHGGHYTASAVGEVNVVKTMKDTNAVIGGEGNGGIIYPNLHYGRDSLVGLALFLSHLSQKQMKVSELRKTYPSYFMAKEKIQLTPQIDVDQILKKVEKLYQNEELTTIDGVKIDFKNSWVHLRKSNTEPIIRVYTEAQTQDEADQLAQKMISEIKTLT
- a CDS encoding ACP phosphodiesterase, which encodes MNYLAHIYLSGKNEDIRIGNFIADFIYGSRYQNYSTNIQKGILLHRAIDTYTDAHPIFRQSKKRLFSEFKHYSDVIVDMFYDHFLAKNFDNYSSEDLTHFATSFYNSLDKRRKELPKKVNQILPVMKQYNWLVSYKNTDDLRDILNQMNHKTKFKTQLDDSVDLLIEHYDSFENEFTQFFREIQNEQPKMLKSLEK
- the der gene encoding ribosome biogenesis GTPase Der, which gives rise to MSNIVAVVGRPNVGKSTFFNRMIQRREAIIDAESGVTRDRHYGKSEWNGKAFSLIDTGGYVENSDDVFQNEIDKQVHLAIEEADAIIFLVDVQEGLTPMDEDVAKILRKAEKPVFLAINKVDSSKNIQDAMEFYALGLGEYYNISAINGSGTGELLDDLVKALPEEEIKEEESLPKFAVVGRPNAGKSSFINALIGEERYIVTDVAGTTRDSIDTHYNRFGFDFNLVDTAGIRRKAKVKESLEFYSVMRSVRAIESSDVCLVLVDAQRGFDGQVQNIFWLAQRNKKGIVILVNKWDLVDKETNTLKQFQNHILQKIEPFTDVPIVFISVINKQRIFKAIETAVEVYHNRSKRIKTRKLNDVLLPLIQKFPPPAVKGKYVKIKFITQLPTHHPQFAFFCNLPQYVKEPYKRFLENKIRENFDFKGVPIDIYMRKK